In a genomic window of Nodosilinea sp. E11:
- a CDS encoding NB-ARC domain-containing protein: MGANGRRRGVVLTPQGQEKLEGARRRVEQQDNYGQRFTLEELCDRTQLSLKTITKVLDAKVTVDRHTLEAFFATFDLSLDRADYRFPAPPERSQSTPPTLPSTHPPAPPSTPLPSPHTSWGEAIDVSLFYGRTQELAMLEQWVVNQRCRLVALLGMGGMGKTALSVKLAQTLQPHFEFVLWRSLRDAPQLSDLLADLLPLVSQQQEVKLPPGPTAQIARLVQYLRQHRCLLVLDNGETILQGGGTIGHYLPGYEAYGDLLQQVGESDHQSCLILTSREKPGEIAALEGDGLPVRSYLLPGLKVGDSQALCAAKGLAGSPSDHQQLIDRYRGNPLALKIVATSIRDLFGGSIAEFLQDNTLVFSGMRRLLQQQCDRASELEKQIMTWLAIHREWVTLDQLQRDLGSAIPRRQVLEAIEALHRRSLVERGTLGFTQQPVVMEYVLEKSLEQVLHDLLAWGSPPPESEGPGVRANPWFHQYPLMRASGKEYIRQSQVRVILAPLAEQLKTQVTPREQLVSHLKRVLDWVRSRFAQTPSYSAANLIHLAHHLGCDLSGYDFSQLWVRQAHLVSVPLKGVNFSGATFEHSTFAQPSTYSRAVAFSPDGTLLASADFNHLRLWDMTRDRLLKTMPHNTWVWRLTFSPDGTRLASGTTDNVVSLWDVATGQCLKVLKGEEEGCSSMAFSPDGRVLAGTYHHQVRLWDTDTWQLIGTLEGHGQRVAYVAIAPVPDPQGRVIVASGSHDQTVRLWDLHSRQCLHILQDHANLVWNLAFSADGQTLATSSMDGTIGLWEVATGRLRRVLKGHTHMVSAATFIPGTDWLVSSSFDQTLKYWDIHQGTCLHTTVAHRGEVWGVSSTADGRQIASVGNDKLVKRWDTQTKQCLSAVGGASSQIYGVAVVGPGLVASGGDDEVTRLWDVATGQCITTLAGHSSWVWAIAPHPTQAHLATAGGDGTIKIWDRQTGQLRRTLAAHTAAIYGLTYRADGTVLASCGADAGAKLWDAQSGECLRTFAGHRSWIWDCALATHQPWLVTASNDETLKLWHIHTGECLRTLTGHKERIWAVAIAPNDRLIASGSEDYTAKLWDPITGDCLHTLTGHHSQIKTVAFTPDGKYLATGSQDCTLKLWDLAGQCLLTFQGHRSAVSSLAFYTPAPGAAPLLISGSHDETLRLWDLTTGECLQMLRTPRLYEGMALTDSQGLNDWAIAALQELGAQV, encoded by the coding sequence GTGGGGGCAAACGGACGGCGACGGGGGGTCGTGTTGACGCCCCAAGGGCAAGAGAAATTAGAGGGGGCTCGGCGGCGGGTTGAACAGCAGGACAACTACGGTCAGCGGTTTACCCTGGAGGAACTGTGCGATCGCACCCAACTCTCCCTCAAAACCATCACCAAAGTCCTCGATGCCAAAGTCACCGTCGATCGCCACACCCTAGAAGCCTTCTTTGCCACCTTCGATCTCAGCCTCGATCGCGCCGACTACCGCTTTCCCGCCCCCCCTGAGCGATCCCAATCAACTCCCCCCACCCTGCCCTCTACCCATCCACCCGCCCCCCCATCTACCCCACTCCCCTCTCCCCACACCTCCTGGGGCGAAGCCATCGATGTATCGCTGTTCTATGGTCGCACCCAGGAGTTGGCGATGTTGGAACAGTGGGTGGTAAACCAACGCTGCCGACTGGTGGCGCTGCTGGGCATGGGGGGCATGGGCAAAACCGCCCTGTCGGTGAAGCTGGCCCAAACCCTGCAACCTCACTTTGAGTTTGTGCTGTGGCGCAGTCTGCGCGATGCCCCCCAGCTGAGCGACCTGTTGGCCGATTTATTGCCCCTGGTATCACAGCAGCAGGAGGTCAAGTTGCCCCCAGGGCCAACCGCCCAGATCGCCCGCCTGGTGCAGTATCTGCGGCAGCACCGCTGCTTGTTGGTACTCGACAACGGCGAAACCATTCTGCAAGGGGGCGGCACCATTGGCCACTACCTGCCCGGCTACGAAGCCTACGGCGACCTGCTGCAACAGGTGGGCGAAAGCGACCACCAGAGTTGTTTGATCCTCACCAGCCGCGAAAAGCCGGGGGAAATTGCCGCCCTAGAAGGCGACGGATTGCCGGTGCGCTCTTACCTATTGCCGGGGCTTAAGGTCGGCGATAGTCAGGCCCTCTGTGCCGCCAAGGGGTTGGCGGGCAGCCCCAGCGACCACCAGCAATTGATCGATCGCTACCGGGGCAATCCCCTGGCCCTCAAAATTGTCGCCACCTCCATCCGGGACCTATTTGGCGGCAGCATTGCCGAATTTTTGCAAGACAACACCCTGGTCTTTAGCGGCATGCGGCGGTTGCTTCAGCAGCAGTGCGATCGCGCCTCTGAGCTAGAAAAGCAGATCATGACCTGGCTGGCCATCCATCGCGAATGGGTCACGCTGGATCAACTTCAGCGTGACCTGGGCAGCGCCATCCCCCGGCGGCAGGTACTAGAGGCGATCGAGGCGCTGCACCGCCGCTCCCTGGTGGAGCGGGGCACCCTGGGCTTTACCCAGCAGCCGGTGGTGATGGAGTACGTGCTGGAAAAGAGCCTAGAGCAGGTGTTACACGATCTGCTGGCCTGGGGTAGCCCTCCCCCTGAGAGCGAGGGGCCGGGGGTGAGGGCCAACCCCTGGTTCCACCAGTACCCGCTGATGCGGGCCAGCGGTAAGGAGTACATTCGCCAAAGCCAGGTGCGGGTGATTTTGGCCCCCCTGGCAGAGCAACTTAAGACCCAGGTGACCCCCCGTGAGCAGTTGGTCAGCCATCTCAAGCGGGTGCTAGATTGGGTGCGATCGCGCTTTGCCCAAACCCCCAGCTACAGTGCCGCCAACCTGATCCACCTGGCCCACCACCTGGGCTGCGACCTCAGCGGTTACGACTTTTCCCAGCTCTGGGTGCGGCAGGCCCACCTGGTATCGGTACCCCTAAAGGGGGTCAACTTTAGCGGGGCCACCTTCGAGCACAGCACCTTTGCCCAGCCCAGCACCTACAGCCGCGCCGTGGCCTTTAGCCCCGACGGCACCCTGCTGGCCTCCGCCGACTTTAACCACCTGCGCCTGTGGGATATGACCCGCGATCGCCTACTCAAAACCATGCCCCACAACACCTGGGTGTGGCGGCTCACCTTTAGCCCCGACGGTACCCGGTTGGCCAGTGGCACCACCGACAATGTGGTTAGCCTATGGGATGTGGCCACCGGCCAATGCCTCAAGGTGCTGAAAGGGGAAGAGGAGGGATGCTCCTCCATGGCCTTTAGCCCCGATGGCCGGGTACTGGCGGGCACCTACCACCACCAGGTGCGCCTGTGGGACACCGACACCTGGCAATTGATTGGCACCCTAGAGGGCCATGGCCAGCGGGTGGCCTACGTGGCGATCGCCCCGGTGCCCGACCCCCAGGGCCGAGTGATCGTCGCCAGCGGCAGCCACGACCAGACCGTGCGCCTGTGGGATTTGCACAGCCGCCAGTGCCTCCACATTCTGCAAGACCACGCCAACCTGGTGTGGAATTTGGCCTTTAGCGCCGATGGCCAAACCCTGGCCACCAGCAGCATGGATGGCACCATCGGCCTGTGGGAGGTGGCCACTGGTCGGCTGCGACGGGTGCTCAAGGGGCACACCCACATGGTCAGCGCCGCCACGTTCATTCCCGGTACCGACTGGTTAGTCAGCAGCAGCTTCGACCAAACCCTCAAGTATTGGGACATTCACCAGGGCACCTGTTTACACACTACCGTGGCTCACCGGGGCGAAGTTTGGGGCGTCTCTAGCACAGCAGATGGTCGCCAGATCGCCAGTGTCGGCAACGACAAGCTGGTGAAGCGCTGGGATACCCAGACCAAGCAGTGCCTCAGCGCCGTGGGCGGGGCCTCTAGCCAGATCTACGGGGTGGCGGTGGTGGGGCCGGGGCTGGTGGCCAGCGGCGGTGATGATGAAGTCACCCGGCTGTGGGATGTGGCCACCGGCCAGTGCATCACCACCCTGGCGGGCCACAGCAGTTGGGTTTGGGCGATCGCCCCCCACCCCACCCAAGCTCACCTGGCCACCGCAGGCGGCGACGGCACCATCAAAATTTGGGATCGGCAGACGGGGCAGCTGCGTCGCACCCTGGCGGCCCACACCGCCGCCATCTACGGGCTGACCTACCGGGCCGATGGGACAGTGCTGGCCAGTTGCGGGGCCGATGCCGGGGCCAAACTGTGGGATGCCCAGAGCGGCGAATGCCTGCGCACCTTTGCCGGTCACCGCAGTTGGATTTGGGACTGCGCCCTGGCCACCCACCAGCCCTGGCTCGTCACCGCCAGCAACGACGAAACCCTGAAACTTTGGCACATTCACACCGGAGAGTGCCTGCGCACCTTGACCGGCCACAAAGAACGGATTTGGGCAGTGGCGATCGCCCCCAACGATCGCCTGATCGCCTCGGGCAGCGAAGACTACACCGCCAAACTCTGGGACCCCATCACCGGCGACTGCCTGCACACCCTGACGGGCCACCACAGCCAGATCAAAACCGTCGCCTTTACCCCCGATGGCAAGTATCTGGCCACCGGCAGCCAAGACTGCACCCTCAAACTGTGGGACTTGGCGGGTCAGTGCCTGCTCACCTTCCAGGGTCACCGCAGCGCCGTTTCCAGCCTCGCCTTTTATACCCCCGCCCCCGGTGCCGCCCCGCTACTCATCAGCGGCAGCCACGACGAAACCCTGCGCCTGTGGGATCTCACCACCGGCGAGTGCCTCCAGATGCTACGCACCCCCCGCCTCTACGAAGGTATGGCCCTAACCGATAGCCAGGGGCTCAACGACTGGGCGATCGCCGCCCTGCAAGAACTGGGCGCTCAGGTCTAG
- a CDS encoding TetR/AcrR family transcriptional regulator produces MPKVVDHDEYRKALLNQCFDLFADHGYASLTTRQIAKALGVSTGTLYYYFPSKEDLFMQLIEEMTTQDLLRASAEIEGLSSLRERILALADFLETNADYFIKQNLLLMDFYQHAGVGPSRVNEAVQRVSVRSRDEIMTALQLDNPLIATHVLCLFDGMISERMVNPEMVSYRQQAELLADLLTAYLEKFPGGKQ; encoded by the coding sequence ATGCCCAAGGTTGTCGACCACGACGAGTATCGCAAAGCGCTGCTGAACCAGTGCTTTGACCTATTTGCCGATCACGGCTACGCCAGCCTGACCACCCGGCAGATCGCCAAGGCGCTCGGCGTTTCCACCGGCACGCTGTACTACTACTTCCCCAGCAAGGAGGATCTGTTCATGCAGCTGATCGAAGAGATGACCACCCAAGATTTGCTGCGCGCCAGTGCTGAGATTGAAGGGTTGAGCAGCCTGCGGGAGCGCATTCTGGCTCTGGCCGATTTTTTAGAAACCAACGCAGACTATTTCATCAAGCAGAATTTGCTGCTCATGGATTTTTACCAGCATGCGGGGGTGGGGCCATCGCGGGTGAACGAGGCGGTGCAGCGGGTGAGTGTGCGATCGCGCGATGAAATCATGACCGCCCTTCAGCTCGACAACCCCCTGATTGCCACCCACGTGCTCTGCCTGTTCGACGGGATGATCTCCGAGCGCATGGTGAACCCCGAGATGGTGTCCTACCGTCAACAGGCCGAACTGCTGGCGGACCTGCTCACTGCCTACCTGGAGAAATTTCCGGGAGGGAAGCAATGA
- a CDS encoding GNAT family N-acetyltransferase has product MKTLSPLTVLQPTQFDAATTLLCEAFADDPLFNYLVPADVGDRPRVMAYVFRLLLICGGDHSYGLTDTDGQTLKGVALWLPPGQSVGLVDMLRAGLYQLPFRLPWQYLTRWQAALALDHYHHQAMPMPHWYLMLLAVSPRYQRQGVGHQLIQPVLEECDRTGQSCYLETSTEGALRFYQRHGFEILKTGPFVEQAPPFWTMQR; this is encoded by the coding sequence ATGAAAACACTATCGCCGCTAACCGTTTTGCAGCCCACCCAGTTTGATGCCGCCACCACGCTGCTGTGCGAGGCCTTTGCCGACGACCCGCTGTTCAACTACTTGGTGCCTGCCGATGTGGGCGATCGCCCCAGGGTGATGGCCTATGTCTTTCGCCTGCTGCTGATCTGCGGCGGCGACCACAGCTACGGCCTCACCGACACCGATGGCCAAACCCTCAAAGGCGTCGCCCTTTGGCTGCCGCCAGGGCAGTCGGTGGGTTTGGTGGATATGCTGCGGGCGGGTCTGTACCAACTGCCTTTTCGCCTACCCTGGCAGTATCTAACCCGTTGGCAAGCTGCCCTGGCCCTCGACCACTACCACCACCAGGCCATGCCGATGCCTCACTGGTACCTGATGCTACTGGCAGTCAGCCCCCGCTACCAGCGCCAGGGCGTCGGTCACCAGCTGATCCAGCCGGTATTAGAAGAATGCGATCGCACCGGCCAATCCTGCTATCTCGAAACCTCCACCGAGGGAGCCCTCCGCTTTTACCAGCGCCACGGCTTTGAAATTCTCAAAACTGGCCCCTTCGTCGAGCAAGCCCCACCGTTTTGGACAATGCAGCGGTAA
- a CDS encoding DUF4912 domain-containing protein, whose protein sequence is MSKRSGVKAPCARASWQRSLRWAATAPLLVAVVIGSERYGVLLAQANHPREGGETLASLGPGSRLAIARPLAVAASEATLDATAPVSAPPLTSAQGLPWWPWLLALPLLGGLLWWLLKDRAPVAASLTVTPSDRRIVLTPRDCRAACASWEMPELEVEALRQQNYSLALKLHDVTDIADVDSQAPHHTYPFACDTVAVGDQSLPVAVDNRDYLVELGYGGTDDSWHALARSAPVRVPVCPSPVAEEAPGGEIADVADVGSAALAQPLELAPARVVLTPRDRKNAYAYWELPPTTVAELKAGSRAFKARLYDVTELPGRSNGLNSLQEFKAPLQTPGELHLPIAIADRDYLVEIGYVNSGYQWQVLAKSEPVRVPAAE, encoded by the coding sequence ATGTCTAAACGCTCTGGGGTAAAGGCCCCCTGCGCTAGGGCCTCTTGGCAACGATCGCTGCGGTGGGCGGCTACTGCACCGTTGCTGGTTGCCGTTGTCATTGGGTCTGAGCGCTATGGGGTGCTGTTGGCCCAGGCCAATCATCCCCGAGAGGGGGGTGAAACTTTGGCCTCGCTTGGGCCGGGTAGTCGGTTGGCGATCGCCCGTCCTTTAGCTGTCGCTGCTTCAGAAGCGACCCTGGACGCAACGGCTCCGGTGTCTGCGCCGCCCTTGACCTCTGCCCAGGGACTGCCCTGGTGGCCCTGGCTGCTCGCGTTGCCTTTGCTGGGGGGGCTGCTCTGGTGGCTGCTCAAAGATCGCGCTCCGGTGGCGGCCTCGCTGACCGTTACGCCTAGCGATCGCCGCATTGTTCTCACGCCGCGGGACTGCCGCGCTGCCTGCGCCTCCTGGGAGATGCCTGAGCTAGAGGTAGAGGCCCTGAGGCAGCAAAACTATTCCCTAGCGCTCAAGCTCCACGATGTCACCGATATCGCTGATGTCGATAGCCAAGCCCCCCACCATACTTACCCGTTTGCCTGTGACACCGTAGCGGTGGGCGATCAGTCCCTACCCGTTGCCGTTGACAACCGCGACTACCTGGTCGAACTGGGCTATGGGGGCACTGACGATAGCTGGCATGCCCTAGCCCGTTCGGCCCCTGTGCGCGTACCTGTCTGCCCCAGCCCGGTTGCCGAAGAGGCCCCAGGGGGGGAGATCGCTGATGTTGCTGATGTGGGATCGGCGGCTCTGGCTCAACCTTTAGAGCTAGCCCCGGCGCGGGTCGTTCTGACTCCGCGCGATCGCAAAAATGCCTACGCCTACTGGGAATTGCCCCCGACTACCGTCGCAGAGCTTAAAGCCGGTTCTCGTGCTTTTAAGGCCCGGCTCTACGATGTTACCGAGTTGCCTGGCCGTAGCAATGGTCTCAATAGTCTGCAAGAGTTTAAGGCTCCCCTACAAACCCCTGGCGAGTTGCACCTGCCGATCGCCATTGCCGATCGCGACTACCTGGTCGAAATTGGCTACGTCAATAGTGGCTATCAGTGGCAGGTCCTTGCCAAGTCTGAGCCAGTGCGAGTGCCCGCCGCCGAGTGA
- a CDS encoding neutral zinc metallopeptidase: MKWQSSRRSTNVQDRRGMGAPRGGAAVGGLGALLLALVVAFLGGDPSVVLEPGGALSLYDTAPPVSQIESDRSAEFVSAVLGETEDTWHRIFQTEFGARYQEPNLVLYSGATQSACGLGQAAMGPFYCPADQMIYLDTSFFRDLSERHGAPGDFAQAYVIAHEVGHHVQNLLGISSQVRRAQQGSSRTQANDLSVRLELQADCFAGVWAHRAHVTRDILEEGDIEEALNAASQIGDDRLQMEARGYVTPDSFTHGSSQQRVEWFYRGVAGGDINQCNSFDLPRV, translated from the coding sequence ATGAAGTGGCAATCGAGTCGACGCAGCACCAACGTACAGGATCGCCGGGGTATGGGTGCGCCTCGAGGCGGGGCCGCAGTGGGTGGTTTGGGGGCGTTGCTTTTAGCGCTAGTGGTCGCTTTTTTAGGCGGTGACCCCTCGGTCGTGCTTGAGCCTGGGGGGGCGTTGAGTCTCTACGATACTGCTCCTCCGGTGAGCCAGATTGAGAGCGATCGCTCGGCAGAGTTTGTCTCAGCAGTGCTAGGCGAAACGGAAGATACCTGGCACCGCATCTTCCAAACCGAGTTTGGGGCTCGCTATCAGGAGCCTAACCTGGTGTTGTACTCCGGTGCGACCCAGTCAGCCTGCGGCTTGGGTCAGGCTGCCATGGGGCCGTTTTACTGCCCTGCTGACCAGATGATTTACCTCGATACCAGCTTTTTTCGAGATCTGTCGGAGCGTCATGGTGCTCCGGGCGACTTTGCCCAGGCCTACGTGATTGCCCACGAGGTAGGACACCATGTGCAAAATTTGCTGGGTATTTCCAGTCAGGTACGGCGGGCACAGCAGGGGAGCAGCCGCACCCAGGCTAACGATCTATCAGTGCGGCTCGAACTTCAGGCCGACTGCTTCGCTGGTGTGTGGGCTCACCGCGCCCATGTGACCCGCGACATTCTAGAAGAGGGCGATATTGAAGAAGCCCTCAACGCCGCTAGTCAAATCGGCGACGATCGCCTGCAAATGGAAGCTCGGGGCTATGTTACCCCTGACTCTTTTACCCATGGGTCATCGCAGCAGCGCGTCGAGTGGTTTTATCGCGGCGTGGCAGGTGGCGATATTAACCAATGCAATAGTTTTGATTTGCCTAGGGTTTAA
- the rimM gene encoding ribosome maturation factor RimM (Essential for efficient processing of 16S rRNA) — protein MTTVPTTAEDWVEIGRIVAPQGVKGEMRVYPNTDFPERFTEPGDRWLQRPRSLTPERVELVRGRYIDGKGVYVVQIAGVNSRDDAEALRGAVLMVPVGDRPQLDPDEFYVADLIGLRVIVQATGDDIGTVTDIFAAGNDLLEVTYYSPKTENLPPAKPRCVLVPFVNAIVPVVNLAEGYVEISPPAGLLDA, from the coding sequence GAAGACTGGGTCGAAATCGGCCGCATTGTTGCCCCCCAGGGGGTGAAGGGAGAGATGCGCGTCTACCCCAATACTGACTTTCCGGAGCGGTTTACGGAACCGGGCGATCGCTGGCTACAGCGCCCTCGCAGTTTGACCCCAGAACGGGTGGAGCTGGTGCGAGGTAGATATATAGACGGCAAAGGGGTGTACGTAGTGCAGATTGCCGGGGTCAACAGCCGCGATGATGCCGAGGCGCTACGGGGTGCGGTGTTGATGGTGCCCGTGGGCGATCGCCCCCAGCTAGACCCCGATGAGTTTTATGTTGCCGACTTAATCGGGCTACGGGTGATTGTGCAGGCCACTGGCGACGACATTGGCACTGTGACCGACATTTTTGCCGCCGGTAACGACCTCTTAGAAGTTACTTACTATTCTCCTAAAACAGAGAATTTGCCGCCTGCTAAGCCTCGCTGCGTGCTAGTGCCCTTTGTCAACGCCATTGTTCCTGTGGTGAATTTGGCTGAAGGCTATGTCGAAATTAGTCCTCCGGCAGGGCTTTTAGACGCCTAG